The nucleotide sequence GCTAATGATTAGCCTACTGGCCGTGAGTCTGCAATGGCTGCCAGTGTGCTGCGCCGCGCCCATAGGATTAAGTTTTTCAGAGCAAAGCGCTGGGCAAATGCTGCAGCATTTATTGTTGCCCATATTAACTATTTCGTTAGTGCATATGGCGCCGATTATTTTGCACACCCGCGCCAAAGTGATCGATGTGATGGCTAGTGAATATGTAGGCTATTCTGCGCTGCATCAAGACTCGCGCTCATCGATAGTGAGCTTTCATGTGATTAAAAACTCACTGGTTCCTGCCTTGATTTTGCAATGCGCCAGTATTGCTGAACTTTTTGGCGGCTCTATGTTGGCTGAAACCTTATTTTCTTACCCTGGACTTGGACAAGCCTTAGTGAAAGCTGCCTTGGCGCAAGATACCGCCTTGTTTATGGCGGCGACGGTTATTTCTGCTTTGTTAGTGTTTGGCGGTAACGCCCTTGCTAATCTTTTAGCCATTGGCTTAACCGCAGGGGATGAGTCACTGTGATGCTTAGGAGTCAACCGTCTCGCTTGTTCACGCCAAGGTTAGTAGCGGCATTACTGGGGTTTACCTTAGTGTGCTTGTTGGCTTGGTGGTGGCCATTATCTG is from Shewanella sp. SNU WT4 and encodes:
- a CDS encoding ABC transporter permease, with the protein product MALDVSAMSLPRARMALLAAARLMLVMVLVLLLVWLLLSLSPMDPLQAHLGGNLFGVSAPQKLHLLQQLGLDQSVAARLQAWGAQLLAGDLGFSNLYHQAVTEVISERLPLSLLLLGVSWLVSLVLGYGLGLVCGLYEGSRLDTWLVRIAWVMSAIPSFWLGMLMISLLAVSLQWLPVCCAAPIGLSFSEQSAGQMLQHLLLPILTISLVHMAPIILHTRAKVIDVMASEYVGYSALHQDSRSSIVSFHVIKNSLVPALILQCASIAELFGGSMLAETLFSYPGLGQALVKAALAQDTALFMAATVISALLVFGGNALANLLAIGLTAGDESL